From a single Nymphaea colorata isolate Beijing-Zhang1983 chromosome 4, ASM883128v2, whole genome shotgun sequence genomic region:
- the LOC116252776 gene encoding serine carboxypeptidase-like — protein sequence MAGGGAVFSLPSFLLSFSSLLLLLISVFASRPSSSVDDGDSGPLSLRSSYPYGQAEKLIRQLNLFPGNQLLEREPEGEHRLKRSPLLVERRFKFPNIASPVSIEDFGHHAGYYRLPHTYGASMFYFFFESRGSKDDPVVIWLTGGPGCSSELALFYENGPFTIADNMSLLWNDYGWDKVSNLIYVDQPTGTGFSYTTDKRDIRHNEKGVSNDLYDFLQEFFKEHPEFAKNDFYITGESYAGHYIPAFASRVYEGNNANEGIHINLKGFAIGNGLTDPAIQYRAYPDYALEMGLIKESDYKRITKYLPACELAIKLCGTTGTAACLASYLVCNSIFSSILGIAGKINYYDIRKECEGNLCYDFSNMEKFLNQMTVRDVLGVGDIQFVSCSPTVYEAMLTDWMRNLEVGIPKLIDDGIKLLVYAGEYDLICNWLGNSRWVESMEWSGHQNFVASPTVPFTVDGSEAGLLKTYGNLSFLKVHDAGHMVPMDQPKASLEMLKRWMEGKLSDGVTSDALVSAL from the exons ATGGCTGGTGGTGGTGCTGTCTTCTCTCTaccctctttccttctttccttctcttcgTTATTGCTTCTCCTCATCTCTGTCTTTGCGTCGAGGCCATCGTCTTCCGTTGATGACGGTGATTCCGGTCCCCTTTCCTTGAGGTCGAGTTACCCCTACGGCCAAGCGGAGAAGCTAATCCGCCAACTGAATCTCTTCCCTGGAAACCAACTGCTGGAGAGGGAACCGGAGGGCGAACATCGCCTTAAGCGTTCTCCGCTTCTTGTTGAGAGGAGATTCAAGTTCCCCAACATTGCCAGTCCCGTCTCCATAGAGGATTTTGGTCACCATGCTGGTTACTACCGTCTGCCGCATACATATGGCGCCAG taTGTTTTACTTCTTCTTCGAATCTCGTGGGAGCAAGGATGACCCCGTGGTCATCTGGTTGACGGGGGGCCCTGGCTGCAGCAGTGAATTGGCGCTCTTCTATGAGAATGGACCATTCACCATAGCTGATAATATGTCTCTCTTATGGAACGATTATGGATGGGACAAG GTATCCAATCTCATATATGTTGATCAGCCTACGGGAACTGGTTTTAGTTACACCACTGATAAAAGAGACATTCGTCATAATGAAAAGGGAGTTAGCAATGATCTGTATGACTTCTTGCAG GAATTCTTCAAGGAGCACCCTGAGTTTGCAAAAAATGACTTCTACATTACTGGAGAATCATATGCTGGCCACTATATTCCTGCATTTGCAAGCCGTGTTTATGAAGGAAACAATGCAAACGAAGGCATTCACATAAATCTGAAG GGTTTTGCCATTGGTAATGGACTCACCGATCCAGCAATCCAGTACAGAGCATATCCAGACTATGCACTGGAAATGGGATTAATCAAGGAGTCTGATTACAAAAGAATCACCAAATATTTACCAGCCTGTGAATTGGCAATAAAACTTTGTG GCACAACTGGAACTGCTGCGTGCTTGGCTTCGTACTTGGTTTGcaattctatattttcttcaatCTTGGGAATTGCTGGCAAAATCAAT TACTATGACATCCGAAAGGAATGTGAAGGGAACCTATGCTATGACTTCTCAAATATGGAGAAATTCTTGAACCAAATGACTGTCCGAGATGTACTTGGTGTTGGTGACATACAGTTTGTTTCTTGTAGTCCCACCGTATACGAGGCAATGCTGACAGATTGGATGAGGAATTTGGAAGTTGGTATTCCTAAGCTTATCGATGATGGAATCAAGCTGCTAGTATATGCTGGGGAATATGACCTCATTTGCAATTGGCTCG GTAATTCGAGGTGGGTGGAGTCCATGGAGTGGTCTGGTCATCAGAATTTTGTTGCATCACCTACCGTTCCATTTACGGTTGATGGTTCTGAAGCAGGACTGTTAAAAACTTACGGAAATCTGAGTTTTCTCAAG GTTCATGATGCTGGTCACATGGTACCGATGGACCAACCAAAAGCCTCACTTGAAATGTTGAAGAGATGGATGGAAGGAAAACTCAGTGATGGCGTTACCTCAGACGCCCTCGTTTCTGCCctgtga